A DNA window from Brassica napus cultivar Da-Ae chromosome C1, Da-Ae, whole genome shotgun sequence contains the following coding sequences:
- the LOC125579865 gene encoding uncharacterized protein LOC125579865: MAWWQQLRESRRQAGKQRHNSWERLNKHMWRNFLPYNYDRTLYNKLQNLRQGNRSVEEYATDFFNYAARVPAAESETQMIVRFIGGLRPQLQNALQQFKPLSVSEVHQRAAAMEVQLRASRTSNSSRPRSQQTSFSEVQTTNKIDGQTTQADTSITNNTIDTSTSSRPARTNALRCFTCGKRGHIQTACPKQTRRGLVIQDADDTSPLFDESESDHEDTEDVIHGDTGVCLVLRRSCLQPQPSQESWLRSNLFRTCTIQGKICKLIIDSGSCSNVIAQEAVCKLGFKTTPHPAPYKLAWLNSDTDLFVSRHSLVAFSIGTYKEEVLCDVAPMDACHLLLGRPWQYDRDTLHKGRTNTYRFTFGDRTITLLPSNEHTKTSTPSVDDQNKKQQDQPPQSLITLPKAAFEAELDATTPMFSVIAAPCLAASRMEVPNAFTNLLSEFQDVFPTDLPHELPPLRDIQHHIDLMPNSVLPNRPYYRMSRQEHDELRRQVEELLSKGHVRESLSPTAVPALLIPKKDGSWRMCVDSRTINKITVRYRFPIPRLDDLLDQIGHAAIFTKLDLKSGYHQIRIRPGDEWKTAFKTREGLFEWMVMPFGLSNAPSTFMRVMNQALRPFIGKFVVVYFDDILVFSASLQSHLTHLKEVLTVLRRDKLFAARQKCVFGASEVLFLGYIVSTRGLEVDPSKVESIKTWPTPTTISTVWSFHGLTSFYRRFIHHFSSITAPLTDCMRGTSFSWTPAADVAFNTIKEKLTTAPILVLPDFTLVFELHCDACKLRIRAVLSQQSRPVAFLAKK, translated from the coding sequence ATGGCGTGGTGGCAACAACTCAGAGAATCACGACGACAAGCAGGCAAACAACGACACAACTCTTGGGAGCGACTCAACAAGCATATGTGGCGCAACTTCCTTCCTTACAATTATGACCGCACTCTGTATAACAAATTACAGAACTTACGACAAGGAAATCGGTCCGTTGAGGAATATGCGACTGACTTTTTCAACTATGCTGCACGAGTACCAGCGGCAGAATCCGAGACTCAGATGATAGTGCGGTTTATTGGAGGTCTCCGTCCGCAACTTCAAAACGCGTTACAGCAATTCAAACCCTTATCCGTCTCAGAGGTACATCAGCGAGCAGCAGCAATGGAGGTGCAACTTCGTGCGTCTCGGACGTCTAACTCGTCCCGCCCTCGTAGTCAACAAACCTCGTTCAGTGAGGtacaaacaacaaacaaaattgATGGACAGACTACTCAAGCAGACACAAGCATAACAAATAATACGATAGACACAAGTACGTCTTCGCGACCAGCACGTACCAATGCCCTTCGGTGTTTTACTTGTGGCAAAAGAGGTCACATTCAGACCGCTTGCCCAAAGCAGACACGCCGAGGACTGGTGATCCAGGACGCTGACGATACTAGTCCACTATTTGATGAGTCTGAATCGGATCACGAGGACACAGAGGATGTGATTCACGGAGATACCGGTGTTTGTCTGGTTCTTCGACGAAGTTGTCTTCAACCTCAACCATCACAAGAGTCATGGCTTCGATCTAACCTTTTTCGCACATGTACAATTCAAGGAAAGATTTGCAAGTTAATAATTGATTCGGGTAGTTGTTCAAATGTGATCGCACAGGAGGCAGTTTGCAAGCTCGGTTTCAAGACGACTCCGCACCCAGCACCATATAAGCTAGCATGGTTGAATAGCGACACTGATCTTTTTGTCTCGCGACACTCATTAGTGGCGTTTTCAATTGGTACGTACAAGGAAGAAGTATTGTGTGATGTCGCGCCTATGGACGCCTGCCATCTGCTGCTAGGCAGACCATGGCAATATGATCGTGATACCCTCCATAAGGGACGTACGAACACATATAGATTTACGTTTGGGGATCGGACAATCACTCTGCTTCCATCGAACGAGCATACTAAAACCTCCACTCCCAGCGTGGATGATCAAAACAAGAAGCAACAAGATCAACCGCCCCAATCTCTCATCACATTACCTAAAGCAGCATTTGAGGCAGAACTTGACGCGACCACACCCATGTTTTCCGTAATCGCGGCGCCATGTCTCGCTGCTTCAAGAATGGAGGTTCCAAACGCTTTCACTAACCTACTGTCCGAGTTCCAGGATGTTTTTCCAACAGATCTTCCTCATGAGCTACCACCATTACGTGATATACAACATCACATCGACTTGATGCCAAATTCAGTTTTGCCAAACCGGCCCTATTATCGCATGAGCCGGCAGGAACACGACGAACTCCGACGTCAAGTGGAGGAGCTGCTTTCAAAAGGCCACGTCCGAGAAAGTTTGAGCCCAACCGCAGTTCCCGCCTTATTGATCCCAAAAAAAGATGGATCTTGGAGGATGTGTGTCGATAGTCGCACAATTAACAAGATCACAGTTCGTTACCGTTTTCCTATCCCGCGACTAGATGACCTGCTCGATCAAATAGGACATGCGGCCATCTTCACAAAATTGGATCTAAAAAGCGGTTACCATCAAATACGGATACGACCAGGAGATGAATGGAAGACAGCATTCAAGACGCGTGAAGGACTTTTTGAATGGATGGTGATGCCGTTTGGTTTATCTAACGCACCTAGCACATTCATGAGAGTCATGAATCAGGCGTTACGCCCTTTCATTGGCAAATTCGTCGTCGTTTACTTCGACGATATCTTGGTGTTTAGTGCTTCCCTTCAAAGTCACTTGACGCACCTCAAAGAAGTCTTAACAGTACTACGGCGTGATAAGCTCTTTGCTGCCCGGCAGAAGTGTGTTTTCGGGGCTTCCGAGGTTCTGTTTTTAGGCTACATCGTCTCCACTCGTGGACTGGAAGTTGATCCAAGCAAAGTCGAATCTATTAAAACTTGGCCGACCCCAACTACTATCAGCACAGTTTGGAGTTTTCATGGTCTCACTTCTTTTTATAGACGCTTTATTCACCACTTCAGCAGCATAACGGCGCCATTAACTGATTGTATGCGCGGAACAAGCTTCTCGTGGACACCTGCAGCTGACGTCGCGTTCAACACAATTAAGGAGAAACTCACGACGGCTCCGATATTGGTCCTCCCTGACTTCACTCTTGTTTTTGAGTTGCATTGTGACGCATGTAAACTCAGAATTAGAGCTGTTCTCAGCCAGCAAAGTCGACCCGTGGCATTTTTAGCGAAAAAATAG